A single region of the Melospiza georgiana isolate bMelGeo1 chromosome 7, bMelGeo1.pri, whole genome shotgun sequence genome encodes:
- the C7H21orf58 gene encoding uncharacterized protein C21orf58 homolog isoform X3: MMADPSVVDQLTRLKLKLLEKRLENEQENLEKMDLSLPAARSRPQDLLQSALRQRRNLLQELRMPAQPATIIQQLPQPSPVITQIPPAQPLAAPRPGSIKEDMVEMMLMQNAQMHQIMMQNMMLKALPPALLTQPGGAVAHAPQQKDLQLAVKAERPKAPVVHHHHHYPPPGVFPVPPSTEQPWSSASAQPLWPTY; the protein is encoded by the exons ATGATGGCAGATCCTTCAGTGGTGGATCAGCTGACACGGCTGAAACTCAAACTCCTAGAAAAG AGACTAGAAAATGAACAGGAGAACCTAGAGAAGATGGATTTGTCTCTCCCAGCTGCAA GGAGCAGACCTCAGGACCTGCTCCAAAGTGCCCTGAGGCAAAGGAGAaatctgctgcaggagctcagg ATGCCAGCTCAGCCTGCCACCATCatccagcagctgcctcagccctcCCCTGTGATCACCCAgatccccccagcccagcccttggcagccccCCGCCCTGGGAGCATCAAGGAAG ACATGGTGGAGATGATGCTGATGCAGAACGCTCAGATGCACCAGATCATGATGCAGAACATGATGCTGAaggctctgccaccagccctgctcacacagCCTGGGGGGGCAGTGGCTCATGCCCCCCAGCAG AAGGACCTGCAGCTTGCTGTGAAGGCAGAGAGACCCAAGGCGCCTGTGGTGCACCACCACCACCATTACCCTCCCCCGGGGGTgttcccagtgccccccagcacagaacagccctggagcagcgcctctgcccagcccct GTGGCCCACATACTGA
- the C7H21orf58 gene encoding uncharacterized protein C21orf58 homolog isoform X2 has translation MMADPSVVDQLTRLKLKLLEKRLENEQENLEKMDLSLPAARSRPQDLLQSALRQRRNLLQELREQHLLEELSQPPAPDGGHCHDHRAALPQIYQIPFPASPVEPPRIIQQTMPAQPATIIQQLPQPSPVITQIPPAQPLAAPRPGSIKEDMVEMMLMQNAQMHQIMMQNMMLKALPPALLTQPGGAVAHAPQQDLQLAVKAERPKAPVVHHHHHYPPPGVFPVPPSTEQPWSSASAQPLWPTY, from the exons ATGATGGCAGATCCTTCAGTGGTGGATCAGCTGACACGGCTGAAACTCAAACTCCTAGAAAAG AGACTAGAAAATGAACAGGAGAACCTAGAGAAGATGGATTTGTCTCTCCCAGCTGCAA GGAGCAGACCTCAGGACCTGCTCCAAAGTGCCCTGAGGCAAAGGAGAaatctgctgcaggagctcagg gagcagcaccttcTGGAAGAGCTTTCACAGCCACCTGCCCCAGATGGGGGACACTGCCATGaccacagagctgccctgccacAAATCTACCAGATcccttttccagcttccccagtgGAGCCACCAAGGATTATCCAGCAGACA ATGCCAGCTCAGCCTGCCACCATCatccagcagctgcctcagccctcCCCTGTGATCACCCAgatccccccagcccagcccttggcagccccCCGCCCTGGGAGCATCAAGGAAG ACATGGTGGAGATGATGCTGATGCAGAACGCTCAGATGCACCAGATCATGATGCAGAACATGATGCTGAaggctctgccaccagccctgctcacacagCCTGGGGGGGCAGTGGCTCATGCCCCCCAGCAG GACCTGCAGCTTGCTGTGAAGGCAGAGAGACCCAAGGCGCCTGTGGTGCACCACCACCACCATTACCCTCCCCCGGGGGTgttcccagtgccccccagcacagaacagccctggagcagcgcctctgcccagcccct GTGGCCCACATACTGA
- the C7H21orf58 gene encoding uncharacterized protein C21orf58 homolog isoform X1 produces the protein MMADPSVVDQLTRLKLKLLEKRLENEQENLEKMDLSLPAARSRPQDLLQSALRQRRNLLQELREQHLLEELSQPPAPDGGHCHDHRAALPQIYQIPFPASPVEPPRIIQQTMPAQPATIIQQLPQPSPVITQIPPAQPLAAPRPGSIKEDMVEMMLMQNAQMHQIMMQNMMLKALPPALLTQPGGAVAHAPQQKDLQLAVKAERPKAPVVHHHHHYPPPGVFPVPPSTEQPWSSASAQPLWPTY, from the exons ATGATGGCAGATCCTTCAGTGGTGGATCAGCTGACACGGCTGAAACTCAAACTCCTAGAAAAG AGACTAGAAAATGAACAGGAGAACCTAGAGAAGATGGATTTGTCTCTCCCAGCTGCAA GGAGCAGACCTCAGGACCTGCTCCAAAGTGCCCTGAGGCAAAGGAGAaatctgctgcaggagctcagg gagcagcaccttcTGGAAGAGCTTTCACAGCCACCTGCCCCAGATGGGGGACACTGCCATGaccacagagctgccctgccacAAATCTACCAGATcccttttccagcttccccagtgGAGCCACCAAGGATTATCCAGCAGACA ATGCCAGCTCAGCCTGCCACCATCatccagcagctgcctcagccctcCCCTGTGATCACCCAgatccccccagcccagcccttggcagccccCCGCCCTGGGAGCATCAAGGAAG ACATGGTGGAGATGATGCTGATGCAGAACGCTCAGATGCACCAGATCATGATGCAGAACATGATGCTGAaggctctgccaccagccctgctcacacagCCTGGGGGGGCAGTGGCTCATGCCCCCCAGCAG AAGGACCTGCAGCTTGCTGTGAAGGCAGAGAGACCCAAGGCGCCTGTGGTGCACCACCACCACCATTACCCTCCCCCGGGGGTgttcccagtgccccccagcacagaacagccctggagcagcgcctctgcccagcccct GTGGCCCACATACTGA
- the KMO gene encoding kynurenine 3-monooxygenase translates to MEPWDPRGKRVAVVGGGLVGALNACFFARRGFHVDVYEAREDIRVSSFARGRSINLALSHRGRQALRAVGMEEQIVAKGIPMRARRIHTPSGKKYSIPYGKKDQYILSVDRANLNKELLTAAEKYSNTKLFFGHKLLGCNAELGTLSIKRSDQQTLEVTYDLIVGCDGAFSTVRKQFMRQTRFNYSHEYIPHGYMELTIPPKDGDFAMEPNYLHIWPRNTFMMIALPNMDKSFTCTLFMPFEEFEKLTTGEQVLGFFQTYFPDAIPLIGEQELKHDYFLLPAQAMISVKCSSYHLSSRCVLMGDAAHAVVPFYGQGMNAGFEDCLVFDELMDQFHNDLAACLPEFSRLRVPDDHAISDLAMYNYVEMREHVNSTWFIFRKRVDNLLHALMPSTIVPLYTMVTFTRIRYHEALQRWKWQTKVINRGLFVVGAAGLGGAYLLIKHLARNLNFCLEDLWGWPRYLKNIGNLPFGTRVN, encoded by the exons ATGGAGCCCTGGGACCCACGAGGGAAGAGAGTTGCTGTTGTTGGTGGTGGTCTG GTGGGTGCATTAAATGCCTGTTTCTTTGCCAGAAGAGGTTTCCATGTTGATGTTTATGAAGCCAGAGAAG ATATCCGAGTGTCCAGCTTTGCCCGGGGCAGGAGCATCAACCTGGCCCTGTCCCACCGGGGACGCCAAGCCCTGCGAGCCGTGGGCATGGAGGAGCAG ATTGTGGCCAAGGGCATTCCCATGAGGGCAAGGAGGATACACACGccttcagggaaaaaatactCCATCCCTTATGGGAAGAAGGACCAG TACATCCTCTCTGTGGACAGAGCAAACTTAAACAAAGAGCTGCTGACAG CTGCTGAGAAGTACTCCAACACCAAACTGTTCTTTGGACACAAGCTCCTCGGGTGCaatgcagagctggggacatTATCCATAAAAAG ATCTGACCAGCAGACCTTGGAGGTGACCTATGATCTCATTGTGGGGTGTGATGGAGCCTTCTCAACAGTGAGGAAACAGTTCATGAGGCAAACACGCTTCAACTACAGCCACGAGTACATTCCTCACGGCTACATGGAGCTGACCATCCCTCCCAAGGATGGAGAT tttgccATGGAACCCAACTACCTCCACATCTGGCCGAGGAACACCTTCATGATGATTGCGCTGCCCAACATG GACAAGTCCTTCACCTGCACGCTCTTCATGCCCTTTGAGGAGTTTGAGAAGCTCACAACAGGAGAGCAAGTGCTGGGGTTTTTCCAGACCTACTTCCCAGATGCCATTCCCCTCATTGGAGA GCAAGAGCTGAAGCACGATTACTttttgctgccagcccaggccaTGATCTCTGTGAAGTGCTCCTCCTACCACCTCTCCTCCCGGTGCGTGCTGATGGGAGATGCTGCTCACGCTGTTGTGCCCTTCTATGGACAGGGCATGAATGCA GGCTTTGAAGATTGTCTGGTCTTTGATGAATTGATGGACCAGTTCCACAATGACCTTG CTGCCTGCCTCCCCGAGTTCTCCAGACTGAGGGTGCCAGATGACCACGCAATCTCAGATTTAGCCATGTACAATTATGTAGAG ATGCGCGAGCACGTCAATTCCACGTGGTTCATCTTCCGCAAGCGCGTGGACAACCTCCTGCACGCCCTCATGCCCTCCACCATCGTCCCACTGTACACCATG GTGACCTTCACCAGAATTCGCTACCACGAGGCCCTTCAGCGCTGGAAATGGCAGACAAAG GTAATTAACAGAGGGCTGTTTGTagtgggggcagcagggctgggtggcgCCTACCTGCTGATAAAGCATCTGGCACGGAACCTGAACTTCTGCCTGGAAGACTTGTGGGGCTGGCCCCGTTATCTGAAGAATATTGGAAATCTTCCCTTTGGCACACGAGTGAATTAA